The Emys orbicularis isolate rEmyOrb1 chromosome 9, rEmyOrb1.hap1, whole genome shotgun sequence genomic sequence CAATCAGGAGGGTGGACATGGCAATAACCCCAGAGAACGCTACAAGCAAAATCTCACTGATGTGGTTATCAGAGCAGGCGAGCTTCAGCAATGGGTTAGTGTCACAAAAGTAATGATTGATGACGTTGGGTCCGCAGAATGACCACCTCAGCAAGCCACATGGGTGGCTCAGTGAGTTCATGAGCCCCCCTACATATGAGCTGGCCACTAGATGAATACAGACTCTCTTAGACATAACAGCGGTGTAGAGCAGAGGGTTGCAGATGGTTACATAGCGATCATACGCCATCACGGTCAGCAGGAACCATTCTGTGGTCACAAACACAACAAAAGAGAAGTGTTGAGCAATACAGGCAGAGTAAGAAATGCTTTTATTCCCCACTAAGAAATTCACCAGCATCCTTGGAGCGAAGACTGAGGAGTAGCAGAGGTCAACAACGGACAGGTTactgaggaagaagtacatgggggtgtggagtcgGGGATCAACCCTGATCAACACAATCATCCCAAGATTCCCCACCAGCGTAAGAACATAGATCACCAGGAACGCTGCGAAGAGGGGTATCTGCAACTCCTGACGATCCGTCAGCCCCAGGAGGATGAACTGGGTCACCATGCTGTGATTGCCCTCAGCCATTTATACAGGGGTGCATGAAACCATACCTGCCGGGATAACAAGAgtgagcagcatggaagaaggaaaTTTCATGGCATGAATTAAATCTGAATGACACCACCGGGCTTGAATGTGGGTAGTGAATATCTTACAGGAAACCAGCCGCCATGATGTCTGGGAAGACCTGGGATGGACCTTTAAATTTACACTCCCTTTTTAACAAGGCTGTCTAGGAGATTTAG encodes the following:
- the LOC135883777 gene encoding olfactory receptor 5J3-like, whose protein sequence is MAEGNHSMVTQFILLGLTDRQELQIPLFAAFLVIYVLTLVGNLGMIVLIRVDPRLHTPMYFFLSNLSVVDLCYSSVFAPRMLVNFLVGNKSISYSACIAQHFSFVVFVTTEWFLLTVMAYDRYVTICNPLLYTAVMSKRVCIHLVASSYVGGLMNSLSHPCGLLRWSFCGPNVINHYFCDTNPLLKLACSDNHISEILLVAFSGVIAMSTLLIVIISYLYILFSILRICSAKGRRKAFSTCASHLTAVTMFYGPVSLSHIQSSSSYSLEQEKISAVFYTLVVPMLNPLIYSLRNKEVKDALKRVIDWKNILS